From Haloarcula sp. CBA1127, a single genomic window includes:
- a CDS encoding DUF5827 family protein, with protein MGSAQFEGFTHSLGIPARMPVDKQEFDEILSFELHEPADILDPDKLYTIPEIARLLQGLPADAQLNEANESVFIDWAIPWMIFNQDDLVIADPQDDDVVGLYGLAES; from the coding sequence ATGGGTTCCGCCCAGTTCGAGGGGTTTACACACTCGCTCGGCATACCGGCGCGTATGCCTGTCGACAAGCAGGAGTTCGACGAGATACTGTCGTTCGAGCTCCACGAGCCCGCGGACATTCTCGACCCCGACAAACTGTACACCATCCCGGAAATCGCCCGCCTGCTGCAGGGTCTCCCGGCAGATGCCCAACTTAATGAGGCCAACGAGTCGGTGTTCATCGACTGGGCCATCCCGTGGATGATCTTCAATCAGGACGACCTCGTCATCGCCGACCCGCAGGACGACGACGTCGTCGGGCTGTACGGCCTCGCCGAGTCATGA